One genomic window of Desulfovibrio aminophilus includes the following:
- the tmcC gene encoding TmcC family electron transfer complex membrane anchor subunit — protein MHDIYNLVTGPLAWLAWAIFIVGSVYRLAIMYILAKKKDAASMAYMSWGFSLRSIINWLIPFNALGWRRNPVMTVATFAFHICLVLAPIFLLAHVVLWDQFFGVEYPVFRENVTDIMSMIVVAGALVFAGRRLFQKEVRYVTTCQDWLILVIAVLPFLTGILAYHQIFNYQTMVILHILTGEIMLAAIPFTRLSHMLFAVFTRAYMGSEFGGVRRVKDW, from the coding sequence ATGCACGACATCTACAACCTGGTCACCGGACCCCTGGCCTGGCTGGCCTGGGCCATCTTCATCGTGGGCTCCGTCTACCGCCTGGCCATCATGTACATCCTGGCCAAGAAGAAGGACGCCGCCTCCATGGCCTACATGAGCTGGGGCTTCTCCCTGCGCTCGATCATCAACTGGCTCATTCCGTTCAACGCCCTGGGATGGCGCAGGAACCCGGTCATGACCGTGGCCACCTTCGCCTTCCACATCTGCCTGGTGCTGGCGCCGATCTTCCTCCTGGCCCACGTGGTCCTGTGGGATCAGTTCTTCGGCGTGGAGTACCCCGTGTTCCGCGAGAACGTCACCGACATCATGAGCATGATCGTGGTGGCGGGCGCGCTGGTGTTCGCCGGACGCCGCCTGTTCCAGAAGGAAGTCCGCTACGTGACCACCTGCCAGGATTGGCTCATCCTGGTCATCGCGGTCCTGCCCTTCCTCACCGGCATCCTGGCCTATCACCAGATCTTCAACTATCAGACCATGGTCATCCTGCACATCCTGACCGGCGAGATCATGCTCGCGGCCATTCCGTTCACGCGGTTGTCGCACATGCTCTTCGCCGTGTTCACTCGCGCCTACATGGGCTCCGAGTTCGGCGGCGTGCGTCGGGTCAAGGACTGGTAA
- the tmcB gene encoding electron transfer complex ferredoxin TmcB: MGIQDRLIEDVGLREGVKRLTEDKIEKVVQGVLKGETGARLAAYNEICMRCGLCSEACHFYLSHDGDPSYSPVGKVQQTMAQLIKKKGRVSPDDIYGMAQIAYTECNLCRRCVHFCPVGIDTGYIMSTVRRICHKLGVTPQYIQDTAHSHSATFNQMWVKDDEWPDSLQWQEDEAREEFPGLRIPLDKEGADIYYSVIAPEPKFRTQLIYQAAAIFNAAGVDWTMPSEPGWDNSDMCMFTGDFEMMGRLKRRHFESAQKLKVKRIVMGECGHAFRSIYDMGNRWVAWKMYPVPVIHSIEFFWELMKQGKIKLAKKYPGPVTVHDPCNVVRGRGHHEKLRELVRFLIDGEIIETASNREHNICCTAGGGVINCGPPFKNVRLAGSKAKADELRATGVKTIVAPCHNCHGGLEDTVKRYELGMHIKFLGDIIYECMEKPS, from the coding sequence ATGGGCATCCAAGACAGACTCATCGAGGACGTCGGCCTCCGCGAGGGGGTCAAGCGCCTCACCGAGGATAAAATCGAAAAGGTCGTGCAGGGCGTCCTCAAGGGCGAAACCGGCGCGCGCCTGGCGGCCTACAACGAGATCTGCATGCGCTGCGGTCTCTGTTCCGAGGCCTGCCACTTCTACCTCTCCCACGACGGCGATCCCAGCTACTCACCCGTGGGCAAGGTGCAGCAGACCATGGCCCAGCTGATCAAGAAGAAGGGCCGGGTCAGCCCGGACGATATCTACGGCATGGCCCAGATCGCCTACACCGAATGCAACCTCTGCCGCCGCTGCGTGCACTTCTGCCCCGTGGGCATCGACACCGGCTACATCATGAGCACGGTGCGCCGCATCTGCCACAAGCTCGGAGTCACGCCGCAGTACATCCAGGACACGGCCCACAGCCACTCGGCCACCTTCAACCAGATGTGGGTCAAGGACGACGAGTGGCCCGACTCCCTGCAGTGGCAGGAGGACGAGGCCCGCGAGGAGTTCCCCGGCCTGCGCATCCCGCTCGACAAGGAAGGCGCGGACATCTACTACTCGGTCATCGCGCCCGAGCCCAAGTTCCGCACCCAGCTCATCTACCAGGCCGCGGCCATCTTCAACGCCGCCGGCGTGGACTGGACCATGCCCTCCGAGCCAGGCTGGGACAACTCGGACATGTGCATGTTCACCGGCGACTTCGAGATGATGGGACGCCTCAAGCGCCGCCACTTCGAGTCCGCCCAGAAGCTCAAGGTCAAGCGCATCGTCATGGGCGAGTGCGGCCACGCCTTCCGCTCGATCTACGACATGGGCAACCGCTGGGTGGCCTGGAAGATGTACCCCGTGCCGGTCATCCACTCCATCGAGTTCTTCTGGGAACTCATGAAGCAGGGCAAGATCAAGTTGGCCAAGAAGTACCCCGGTCCGGTCACGGTGCATGACCCCTGCAACGTGGTCCGCGGCCGCGGCCATCATGAGAAACTCCGCGAGCTGGTCCGCTTCCTCATCGACGGCGAGATCATCGAGACGGCCTCCAACCGCGAGCACAACATCTGCTGCACCGCGGGCGGCGGCGTGATCAACTGCGGCCCGCCGTTCAAGAACGTCCGTCTTGCCGGCAGCAAGGCCAAGGCCGACGAGCTGCGGGCCACCGGCGTGAAGACCATCGTGGCCCCCTGCCACAACTGCCACGGCGGTCTGGAAGACACGGTGAAGCGCTACGAGTTGGGCATGCACATCAAGTTCCTCGGCGACATCATCTACGAGTGCATGGAAAAGCCGAGCTAG
- the tmcA gene encoding acidic tetraheme cytochrome c3 TmcA encodes MKKATIAVLLALWVLVPALRVAAQDDLKEIKSEAFGTLQRPAVPFDHNVHNEKAQIEDCLACHHSGENGRQDKTTGSEGTPCSECHKVKPAGKTTSLMRAYHKQCIGCHTEKKKGPVACGECHIRK; translated from the coding sequence ATGAAGAAAGCCACCATTGCCGTCCTGCTGGCCCTCTGGGTGCTGGTCCCGGCTTTGCGGGTCGCCGCCCAGGACGATCTCAAGGAGATCAAGTCGGAGGCCTTCGGCACGCTCCAGCGTCCGGCCGTGCCCTTCGACCACAACGTCCACAACGAGAAGGCCCAGATCGAGGACTGCCTGGCCTGTCACCACAGCGGCGAGAACGGCCGCCAGGACAAGACCACCGGCAGCGAGGGCACTCCCTGCTCCGAGTGCCACAAGGTCAAGCCCGCGGGCAAGACGACCTCGCTCATGCGCGCCTACCACAAGCAGTGCATCGGTTGTCACACGGAAAAGAAGAAGGGCCCCGTCGCCTGCGGCGAGTGCCACATCCGCAAGTAG
- a CDS encoding Rrf2 family transcriptional regulator, producing the protein MHLSTRSRYGVRIVLDVALHQADGPVKVSDIALRQSISHKYLEKIIISLRQANILRSVRGCRGGILLARPKDEITAGELVRVLEGKKALTDCANPDTRCVPCQRTQGCPAQRLWFEASRALFDTLDNITMADVIAWQGEMQEDSAAFCRLPRCLDQAGEPRVSLSF; encoded by the coding sequence ATGCACCTGTCCACGCGAAGCCGCTACGGCGTCCGCATCGTTCTGGACGTGGCCCTGCACCAGGCCGACGGCCCGGTGAAGGTTTCGGACATCGCCCTGCGCCAGAGCATCTCGCACAAGTATCTGGAGAAGATCATCATCAGCCTGCGCCAGGCGAACATTCTCAGGAGCGTCCGGGGCTGCCGGGGAGGCATCCTCCTGGCCCGGCCCAAGGATGAGATCACGGCCGGAGAGCTGGTGCGCGTGCTGGAGGGCAAGAAGGCCCTCACGGACTGCGCCAACCCCGACACCCGCTGCGTGCCCTGCCAGCGCACCCAGGGCTGCCCGGCCCAGCGCCTCTGGTTCGAGGCCAGCCGCGCCCTGTTCGACACCCTGGACAACATCACCATGGCCGACGTCATCGCCTGGCAGGGCGAGATGCAAGAGGACTCGGCGGCCTTCTGCCGCCTGCCCCGCTGCCTGGATCAGGCGGGCGAACCGCGCGTCAGCCTTTCCTTCTGA